A window from Balnearium lithotrophicum encodes these proteins:
- a CDS encoding sensor histidine kinase: MYKKLGVALLLLLGILLVGYFGVSLLSSISGEFYLNNPLFHLLMAFILIVITVLFVFFIRNLALFFLPHFRTNLRVKIFTAFLLLVLGPALFSIFWASGVINQGLDRLLRIQIKRIVSTSYETTEEFLSFLERDLKRKTQQLSYRKVYPYTLKAYGIDGFFRKEGKRETLVGRFPLSSDEIKKISGLKEFSYLDKSSKMFIYCLKKKSLFVCVSKRLPNKLAQNILKIKELHSSYETLTAYKTPIKTIYTVTFGIMGLAVLFGALWFAKYFESRISVPIDALYRATEKISEGNLDIRIPEEEATGELKHVITAFNSMVSQLKTLKKNLEENRKYLEEVLNAISPAIITFDFSGRVVSCNNEAKKLFKLSGRVRGRNIMEVLDEYPNLKKEVEKLLKEEKNKGEVREEIGGKEKFLTLEIIISPEIGDRILIIEDVSDLVRAKKAEAWREVAQRIAHEIKNPLTPITLNAERIKRLYEKGRLSEENLNKIVKSILEEVEVIRRLIDEFRKFARLPLPEKRLTDINQLIKQTLEPYQNRVEVEYELEELPKIPVDRGLMREVLINLIDNSISAGATKVRVSTTEKDGKVFIVFRDNGPGIPDEIAEKLFNPYVTTKEEGWGLGLSIVKKIISDHGGKIYTVDKNTFVIELPM, translated from the coding sequence GTGTATAAAAAGTTAGGAGTAGCCCTTCTTCTCCTCTTGGGAATACTCCTTGTTGGTTACTTTGGAGTTTCCCTCCTCTCCTCCATTTCGGGGGAGTTTTACTTGAACAATCCCCTATTTCACCTTCTCATGGCTTTTATCTTAATTGTTATAACGGTTCTCTTTGTCTTCTTCATCAGAAATTTAGCCCTCTTTTTCCTCCCACACTTTAGAACAAATTTAAGGGTAAAGATATTTACAGCATTTCTCTTATTGGTTTTGGGTCCAGCTCTCTTTTCAATATTTTGGGCATCTGGAGTTATCAATCAGGGCCTTGACAGGCTACTGCGCATTCAAATTAAGAGAATCGTCTCAACATCCTACGAGACTACGGAGGAATTCCTCAGTTTTCTCGAGAGAGATTTAAAGAGAAAAACTCAGCAGCTTTCATACAGGAAAGTTTATCCGTACACCCTAAAGGCCTACGGAATTGATGGCTTTTTTAGAAAGGAGGGAAAAAGGGAGACGTTGGTGGGAAGGTTTCCCCTTTCCTCCGATGAGATTAAAAAGATTTCAGGGTTAAAGGAGTTTTCATACCTTGATAAGTCATCAAAAATGTTTATTTACTGTCTTAAAAAAAAGAGCCTCTTCGTCTGTGTATCCAAAAGGCTTCCCAATAAATTGGCTCAGAATATACTAAAGATAAAGGAACTCCATTCAAGCTACGAAACACTAACTGCATATAAAACTCCAATAAAGACTATTTACACCGTAACTTTCGGAATTATGGGACTTGCCGTTCTCTTTGGAGCTCTCTGGTTTGCAAAGTATTTTGAAAGTAGGATTTCCGTTCCCATAGATGCCCTCTACAGGGCTACTGAGAAAATCTCTGAGGGAAACTTGGATATAAGAATTCCTGAGGAGGAGGCTACAGGGGAGTTAAAGCACGTAATTACTGCCTTTAACTCAATGGTAAGTCAGCTTAAGACTCTAAAGAAGAACTTGGAGGAGAACAGAAAGTACTTGGAGGAGGTTTTAAACGCAATTTCCCCTGCAATTATTACTTTTGACTTTTCCGGAAGAGTAGTTTCCTGTAACAATGAGGCCAAGAAACTCTTTAAGCTCTCAGGCAGAGTAAGGGGAAGAAATATTATGGAAGTCCTTGATGAGTATCCAAACCTTAAAAAGGAGGTAGAAAAGCTTCTAAAGGAGGAAAAGAATAAGGGAGAAGTTAGGGAAGAAATTGGAGGTAAGGAGAAGTTCTTAACCTTAGAAATAATAATATCTCCTGAGATTGGGGACAGGATTTTAATAATTGAGGACGTTTCCGACCTTGTAAGGGCAAAAAAGGCAGAAGCATGGAGGGAAGTAGCGCAGAGAATAGCCCACGAAATAAAAAATCCCCTAACCCCTATAACGCTGAATGCTGAAAGGATAAAGAGACTCTATGAAAAGGGAAGGCTTTCTGAAGAGAATCTCAATAAAATTGTTAAATCCATATTGGAGGAGGTAGAGGTAATAAGGAGATTAATTGATGAGTTTAGAAAGTTTGCAAGGCTTCCCCTTCCTGAGAAGAGGTTGACAGACATCAATCAGCTCATAAAACAAACTCTTGAGCCATACCAAAACAGGGTTGAGGTTGAGTACGAGTTGGAGGAGCTCCCAAAAATCCCGGTTGATAGGGGATTGATGAGGGAGGTACTTATAAACCTGATAGATAACAGTATATCTGCCGGAGCAACAAAAGTAAGGGTATCCACAACAGAGAAGGATGGAAAGGTATTCATAGTTTTCAGGGATAACGGCCCCGGTATTCCCGATGAAATTGCAGAGAAGCTCTTTAACCCCTACGTGACCACAAAGGAAGAGGGTTGGGGACTTGGCCTCTCAATTGTAAAGAAGATAATCTCTGACCATGGAGGCAAAATTTATACTGTTGATAAAAATACCTTTGTTATAGAATTGCCAATGTAA